From Oncorhynchus tshawytscha isolate Ot180627B linkage group LG11, Otsh_v2.0, whole genome shotgun sequence, the proteins below share one genomic window:
- the LOC112261975 gene encoding isoleucine--tRNA ligase, mitochondrial isoform X1 — MLLCRISAVSQSVARWGTSVRRGALLHPALSFNTSRCQNVSSTEGTVHPAAAQGAGPYRDSVLLPRTEFPMKLTGQNLIDREVQIQQECGFAELYSWQRERKAKKEYCLHDGPPYANGDPHVGHALNKILKDIQNRFEMLRGKQVHYVPGWDCHGLPIELKALGELGTSGLSPLQIRQKAREFAEGAIARQRAAFQRWGVMADWDKCYYTFDGTYEAAQLKVFQDMHSKGLIYQDYKPVFWSPSSRTALAEAELEYNPQHVSKAIYATFALATLPPKMAEAVGELGSISVLVWTTQPWTIPANQAVCFMPNAQYSVVKRRDSSQLLLVATERVSSLATLLSTELESVGTFTGTELEGGVCQHPTIPRKEVPLLPANFVTMGKGTGLVHTAPAHGMEDYSVASHFKLSVECIVDEEGRFTELAGPELQSLSVMGEGNDAVISMLKAVGSLVKEEECVHSYPYDWRSKEPVVIRPSKQWFIDIASLKDKAKEVLAKVRVIPESARGSLLAHLDRRPYWCISRQRSWGVPIPVFYHKETGEPLINKHTVSHVTQLFSEKGSDCWWELPLESLLPPEVLKKSKAGEVTDYERGDDVLDIWFDSGTSWAAVLEEMKEESDTDSESRLSWLPSSLRKPLVPDSRADVYVEGKDQIGGWFQSSLLTSVAVQKRAPYKALMIHDFVISEKGEKMSKSLGNVVDPDTVIHGGEDPSVSPAYGVDVLRWWVAESNVFSEVQIGPNVLNSARDSINKLRNTLKFLLGNLQGFDPRTQAVDPKEMHYIDQYLLHLLRNYSMKMTDAYNDFGAGRAIRLLQAFITRDLSKFYFSIIKDRLYCDPEDSLGRRSCQTVLEEILDGVTRSIAPILPHLAEEVYLHAPGHNEGETLFRSGWIKSSPVWRRPGLEEAVEGACAIRDSFLSSIPGRNAAEYELTIEIEPGLLFELIESLQDEPTSSYSQLTELMMSSQTTLTSALPRDLPADALISNGSFLINLEGGVIREDSAYQVAAVPTSMARCPRCRRYTSSSPDCPCPRCQTILTRAQ, encoded by the exons ATGCTGCTGTGCCGCATTTCAGCAGTTAGCCAGAGCGTAGCGAGATGGGGAACGAGTGTTCGGAGAGGCGCCCTTCTCCACCCCGCACTCTCCTTCAACACCAGCCGTTGTCAAAATGTCAGCTCCACCGAAGGTACGGTTCACCCTGCAGCCGCCCAGGGTGCCGGGCCGTACCGCGACAGTGTGTTGCTTCCCCGTACTGAATTCCCCATGAAACTAACCGGACAGAATCTCATCGACCGGGAGGTACAGATACAACAG gaGTGTGGCTTTGCAGAACTCTActcatggcagagagagaggaaggccaAGAAGGAATACTGTCTCCACGATGGCCCCCCATACGCCAACGGGGACCCACATGTGGGACATGCCCTCAATAAG ATCCTCAAAGACATCCAGAACCGCTTTGAGATGCTGAGGGGGAAACAGGTTCACTATGTCCCAGGCTGGGACTGCCATGGGCTGCCCATTGAGCTGAAGGCACTGGGAGAGCTGGGAACCAGTGGACTGAGCCCTCTGCAGATAAGACAGAAAG CTCGGGAGTTTGCGGAGGGGGCGATCGCTCGTCAGCGCGCTGCCTTCCAGCGCTGGGGTGTGATGGCGGACTGGGATAAGTGCTACTACACCTTTGATGGGACTTATGAGGCAGCTCAGCTTAAGGTCTTCCAGGACATGCACAGCAAG GGTCTGATCTACCAGGACTACAAGCCAGTTTTCTGGTCTCCTTCCTCCAG GACAGCTCTTGCAGAGGCAGAGTTGGAGTATAACCCACAGCACGTGAGCAAAGCAATCTATGCCACCTTCGCCCTGGCCACCCTGCCCCCTAAGATGGCGGAAGCTGTAGGGGAGTTGGGCAGCATTTCTGTGTTGGTGTGGACCACCCAACCATGGACCATCCCAGCCAACCAGGCTGTCTGCTTTATGCCCAATGCCCA GTACTCCgtagtgaagaggagagacagctcACAGCTCCTCCTAGTGGCCACTGAGCGCGTTTCCAGCCTGGCAACACTGCTGAGCACAGAGCTGGAGAGTGTGGGCACTTTCACAG GTACAGAACTTGAGGGAGGAGTCTGCCAGCATCCCACCATTCCCAGGAAGGAGGTTCCATTGCTTCCAGCTAATTTTGTGACCATGGGCAAAGGAACGGGACTGGTTCACACAGCTCCTGCCCATGGGATGGAGGACTACAGTGTGGCCTCCCACTTTAAACTATCAGTG GAGTGTATCGTGGATGAGGAAGGCAGGTTCACTGAGCTggctgggcctgagctacagagTCTGTCTGTGATGGGGGAGGGCAACGATGCAG TGATCTCCATGCTGAAGGCTGTCGGTTCTCTAgtgaaggaggaggagtgtgTCCACAGTTACCCGTACGACTGGAGGAGTAAAGAGCCTGTAGTCATCAGACCCAGCAAACAGTGGTTCATTGACATCGCCAGCCTCAAAGACAAGGCCAAG GAAGTGCTGGCTAAGGTGCGTGTGATCCCAGAATCGGCGAGGGGCAGTCTGTTGGCCCACCTGGACAGAAGACCGTACTGGTGTATCTCACGCCAGAGGAGCTGGGGTGTGCCCATACCTGTGTTCTACCACAAGGAGACAGGAGAGCCTCTCATTAACAA GCACACTGTATCCCATGTGACCCAGCTGTTCTCAGAGAAGGGCAGTGACTGCTGGTGGGAGCTGCCCCTGGAATCTCTACTGCCACCAGAGGTGCTCAAGAAG agtaAAGCAGGAGAGGTAACAGACTATGAGCGTGGAGATGATGTGTTGGACATCTGGTTTGACAGTGGAACCTCCTGGGCTGCTGTTCTTGAAG AAATGAAGGAGGAGAGTGACACTGACTCTGAGTCACGGCTCAGCTGGCTCCCTTCCTCCCTACGCAAACCCCTGGTGCCAG acTCGAGGGCTGATGTGTATGTGGAGGGAAAGGACCAGATAGGTGGTTGGTTCCAGTCCTCTCTGCTCACCAGTGTTGCTGTGCAGAAAAGGGCTCCCTACAA ggctctgATGATACATGACTTTGTGATAagcgagaaaggagagaagatgtCCAAGTCTTTAGGCAACGTAGTAGACCCCGATACAGTCATCCACGGGGGGGAG GACCCCAGTGTGTCTCCTGCCTATGGAGTGGATGTGTTGCGTTGGTGGGTGGCAGAGTCCAACGTCTTCTCTGAGGTCCAGATCGGCCCCAACGTGCTCAACTCAGCCAGAGACAGCATCAATAAG TTGAGGAATACCCTGAAGTTCTTGCTAGGGAATCTGCAGGGTTTTGACCCTCGTACTCAGGCAGTGGACCCTAAAGAAATGCACTACATTGACCAGTACCTACTGCACCTTCTACGGAACTACAGTATGAAGATGACAGATGCCTACAATGATTTTGGTGCGGGCAGGGCCATCCGCCTGCTCCAAGCCTTCATCACCAGAGACCTCTCCAAGTTCTACTTCAGCATCATCAAGGACAG gctGTACTGTGATCCTGAGGACTCGTTGGGTCGGCGGTCCTGTCAGACGGTTCtagaggagattctggacggagTGACGCGCTCCATCGCTCCTATCCTACCTCACCTGGCCGAAGAGGTCTACTTACATGCCCCAGGACATAACG AGGGGGAGACCCTGTTCAGGAGTGGCTGGATTAAGAGCAGTCCTGTGTGGCGGAGGCCGGGATTGGAGGAAGCCGTGGAGGGGGCATGCGCTATCAGGGATTCCTTCCTGTCCTCTATCCCAGGACGCAATGCAGCCGAGTATGAGCTTACCATAGAGATTGAGCCTGGCCTACTGTTTGAACTCATTGAG tctctccaAGACGAACCTACTTCTTCTTACTCTCAGCTAACAGAGCTGATGATGTCATCGCAGACAACCCTGACTAGCGCCCTGCCCAGAGACCTGCCCGCTGATGCCCTCATCAGCAACGGCAGTTTCCTCATCAACCTTGAGG
- the LOC112261975 gene encoding isoleucine--tRNA ligase, mitochondrial isoform X2 produces MLLCRISAVSQSVARWGTSVRRGALLHPALSFNTSRCQNVSSTEGTVHPAAAQGAGPYRDSVLLPRTEFPMKLTGQNLIDREVQIQQECGFAELYSWQRERKAKKEYCLHDGPPYANGDPHVGHALNKILKDIQNRFEMLRGKQVHYVPGWDCHGLPIELKALGELGTSGLSPLQIRQKAREFAEGAIARQRAAFQRWGVMADWDKCYYTFDGTYEAAQLKVFQDMHSKGLIYQDYKPVFWSPSSRTALAEAELEYNPQHVSKAIYATFALATLPPKMAEAVGELGSISVLVWTTQPWTIPANQAVCFMPNAQYSVVKRRDSSQLLLVATERVSSLATLLSTELESVGTFTGTELEGGVCQHPTIPRKEVPLLPANFVTMGKGTGLVHTAPAHGMEDYSVASHFKLSVECIVDEEGRFTELAGPELQSLSVMGEGNDAVISMLKAVGSLVKEEECVHSYPYDWRSKEPVVIRPSKQWFIDIASLKDKAKEVLAKVRVIPESARGSLLAHLDRRPYWCISRQRSWGVPIPVFYHKETGEPLINKHTVSHVTQLFSEKGSDCWWELPLESLLPPEVLKKSKAGEVTDYERGDDVLDIWFDSGTSWAAVLEDSRADVYVEGKDQIGGWFQSSLLTSVAVQKRAPYKALMIHDFVISEKGEKMSKSLGNVVDPDTVIHGGEDPSVSPAYGVDVLRWWVAESNVFSEVQIGPNVLNSARDSINKLRNTLKFLLGNLQGFDPRTQAVDPKEMHYIDQYLLHLLRNYSMKMTDAYNDFGAGRAIRLLQAFITRDLSKFYFSIIKDRLYCDPEDSLGRRSCQTVLEEILDGVTRSIAPILPHLAEEVYLHAPGHNEGETLFRSGWIKSSPVWRRPGLEEAVEGACAIRDSFLSSIPGRNAAEYELTIEIEPGLLFELIESLQDEPTSSYSQLTELMMSSQTTLTSALPRDLPADALISNGSFLINLEGGVIREDSAYQVAAVPTSMARCPRCRRYTSSSPDCPCPRCQTILTRAQ; encoded by the exons ATGCTGCTGTGCCGCATTTCAGCAGTTAGCCAGAGCGTAGCGAGATGGGGAACGAGTGTTCGGAGAGGCGCCCTTCTCCACCCCGCACTCTCCTTCAACACCAGCCGTTGTCAAAATGTCAGCTCCACCGAAGGTACGGTTCACCCTGCAGCCGCCCAGGGTGCCGGGCCGTACCGCGACAGTGTGTTGCTTCCCCGTACTGAATTCCCCATGAAACTAACCGGACAGAATCTCATCGACCGGGAGGTACAGATACAACAG gaGTGTGGCTTTGCAGAACTCTActcatggcagagagagaggaaggccaAGAAGGAATACTGTCTCCACGATGGCCCCCCATACGCCAACGGGGACCCACATGTGGGACATGCCCTCAATAAG ATCCTCAAAGACATCCAGAACCGCTTTGAGATGCTGAGGGGGAAACAGGTTCACTATGTCCCAGGCTGGGACTGCCATGGGCTGCCCATTGAGCTGAAGGCACTGGGAGAGCTGGGAACCAGTGGACTGAGCCCTCTGCAGATAAGACAGAAAG CTCGGGAGTTTGCGGAGGGGGCGATCGCTCGTCAGCGCGCTGCCTTCCAGCGCTGGGGTGTGATGGCGGACTGGGATAAGTGCTACTACACCTTTGATGGGACTTATGAGGCAGCTCAGCTTAAGGTCTTCCAGGACATGCACAGCAAG GGTCTGATCTACCAGGACTACAAGCCAGTTTTCTGGTCTCCTTCCTCCAG GACAGCTCTTGCAGAGGCAGAGTTGGAGTATAACCCACAGCACGTGAGCAAAGCAATCTATGCCACCTTCGCCCTGGCCACCCTGCCCCCTAAGATGGCGGAAGCTGTAGGGGAGTTGGGCAGCATTTCTGTGTTGGTGTGGACCACCCAACCATGGACCATCCCAGCCAACCAGGCTGTCTGCTTTATGCCCAATGCCCA GTACTCCgtagtgaagaggagagacagctcACAGCTCCTCCTAGTGGCCACTGAGCGCGTTTCCAGCCTGGCAACACTGCTGAGCACAGAGCTGGAGAGTGTGGGCACTTTCACAG GTACAGAACTTGAGGGAGGAGTCTGCCAGCATCCCACCATTCCCAGGAAGGAGGTTCCATTGCTTCCAGCTAATTTTGTGACCATGGGCAAAGGAACGGGACTGGTTCACACAGCTCCTGCCCATGGGATGGAGGACTACAGTGTGGCCTCCCACTTTAAACTATCAGTG GAGTGTATCGTGGATGAGGAAGGCAGGTTCACTGAGCTggctgggcctgagctacagagTCTGTCTGTGATGGGGGAGGGCAACGATGCAG TGATCTCCATGCTGAAGGCTGTCGGTTCTCTAgtgaaggaggaggagtgtgTCCACAGTTACCCGTACGACTGGAGGAGTAAAGAGCCTGTAGTCATCAGACCCAGCAAACAGTGGTTCATTGACATCGCCAGCCTCAAAGACAAGGCCAAG GAAGTGCTGGCTAAGGTGCGTGTGATCCCAGAATCGGCGAGGGGCAGTCTGTTGGCCCACCTGGACAGAAGACCGTACTGGTGTATCTCACGCCAGAGGAGCTGGGGTGTGCCCATACCTGTGTTCTACCACAAGGAGACAGGAGAGCCTCTCATTAACAA GCACACTGTATCCCATGTGACCCAGCTGTTCTCAGAGAAGGGCAGTGACTGCTGGTGGGAGCTGCCCCTGGAATCTCTACTGCCACCAGAGGTGCTCAAGAAG agtaAAGCAGGAGAGGTAACAGACTATGAGCGTGGAGATGATGTGTTGGACATCTGGTTTGACAGTGGAACCTCCTGGGCTGCTGTTCTTGAAG acTCGAGGGCTGATGTGTATGTGGAGGGAAAGGACCAGATAGGTGGTTGGTTCCAGTCCTCTCTGCTCACCAGTGTTGCTGTGCAGAAAAGGGCTCCCTACAA ggctctgATGATACATGACTTTGTGATAagcgagaaaggagagaagatgtCCAAGTCTTTAGGCAACGTAGTAGACCCCGATACAGTCATCCACGGGGGGGAG GACCCCAGTGTGTCTCCTGCCTATGGAGTGGATGTGTTGCGTTGGTGGGTGGCAGAGTCCAACGTCTTCTCTGAGGTCCAGATCGGCCCCAACGTGCTCAACTCAGCCAGAGACAGCATCAATAAG TTGAGGAATACCCTGAAGTTCTTGCTAGGGAATCTGCAGGGTTTTGACCCTCGTACTCAGGCAGTGGACCCTAAAGAAATGCACTACATTGACCAGTACCTACTGCACCTTCTACGGAACTACAGTATGAAGATGACAGATGCCTACAATGATTTTGGTGCGGGCAGGGCCATCCGCCTGCTCCAAGCCTTCATCACCAGAGACCTCTCCAAGTTCTACTTCAGCATCATCAAGGACAG gctGTACTGTGATCCTGAGGACTCGTTGGGTCGGCGGTCCTGTCAGACGGTTCtagaggagattctggacggagTGACGCGCTCCATCGCTCCTATCCTACCTCACCTGGCCGAAGAGGTCTACTTACATGCCCCAGGACATAACG AGGGGGAGACCCTGTTCAGGAGTGGCTGGATTAAGAGCAGTCCTGTGTGGCGGAGGCCGGGATTGGAGGAAGCCGTGGAGGGGGCATGCGCTATCAGGGATTCCTTCCTGTCCTCTATCCCAGGACGCAATGCAGCCGAGTATGAGCTTACCATAGAGATTGAGCCTGGCCTACTGTTTGAACTCATTGAG tctctccaAGACGAACCTACTTCTTCTTACTCTCAGCTAACAGAGCTGATGATGTCATCGCAGACAACCCTGACTAGCGCCCTGCCCAGAGACCTGCCCGCTGATGCCCTCATCAGCAACGGCAGTTTCCTCATCAACCTTGAGG